In Microplitis demolitor isolate Queensland-Clemson2020A chromosome 9, iyMicDemo2.1a, whole genome shotgun sequence, one genomic interval encodes:
- the LOC103572723 gene encoding prion-like-(Q/N-rich) domain-bearing protein 25: protein MSNSEKWTIIFGVYLTTFIYLCQSASTTVFGDKCNKTIGCENLRGSHCLHDKCVCEKGYFEENGKCIAFIGTECKNNDCLINFSSCIDHTCQCHHTHVNLHDKQCLERLSYGDSCEHDIQCTCTNNDNCILNETYVDLICQDKFCSCPEGYHYAPNKNACIKSAKELNDACETNDNCLTVPNSRCIDKQCTCPDNNFVNNNECLLGIGASCSLGSECSANNSYCSIINGCSCQKNYVELSVKQCVPTKALYESCEINEQCSCEHETNCYLGGTNKDLLCLNNKCDCPADYHYDPERYSCVPTSKGLGDNCLNNADCSLINTECINGQCSCKQYYYKVGEYCLPGIGAPCSDNECRANNSMCATNRHCICHPRHIFASIDRCIPVRSYGELCEQDEQCSCLFNKCRLDESYKDIVCWDGKCGCPADFHYAFRRTACVHSAKGIGDQCDNDDNCMPLLNTKCIDNKCQCIKNYFPYGSQCKQGLDAFCISNNDCSAIENGRCVDHKCQCKENYVKKSTGRCVAVSLFGKQCEYDIQCHAHTENAVCISSATGGAGSSEGKICQCSDGQHHHGSGCHVTKKLGDECDHVSQCFVTSHYASVDCRSQCTCAEGFTQLNETYCGGAGSVVASLLLITLMFVFKFFM from the exons ATGTCTAATTCAGAAAAATGGACTATAATATTTGGCGTTTATTTGACaactttcatatatttatgtcaAAGTGCATCGACTACTG TTTTTGGTGACAAATGCAATAAAACTATAGGTTGTGAAAATCTAAGAGGTTCGCATTGTTTACATGACAAATGTGTTTGTGAGAAAGGCTATTTCGAGGAAAATGGAAAATGTATTGCGTTTATTGGAACAGAATGTAAAAATAACGACTGTCTTATAAACTTTTCAAGTTGCATTGACCATACTTGTCAATGCCATCACACTCATGTTAATTTGCATGACAAACAATGTTTGGAAC gTCTCTCTTATGGAGATTCTTGTGAGCATGACATACAATGTACATGTACAAACAATGATAATTGCATTCTTAATGAGACATATGTCGATCTTATCTGCCAggacaagttttgttcctgtCCCGAAGGTTATCATTACGCGCCCAATAAAAATGCCTGCATTAAAAGTGCAAAAG AATTAAATGACGCGTGTGAAACCAATGACAACTGTCTGACTGTTCCAAACTCGCGGTGCATTGACAAACAATGCACGTGTcctgataataattttgtaaacaaCAATGAATGTTTGCTTGGAATCGGCGCTTCTTGTTCTCTGGGCAGTGAATGCAGCGCTAATAATTCATATTGTTCGATAATCAATGGCTGCAGTTGTCAAAAGAACTATGTTGAGCTGTCTGTCAAACAATGTGTTCCAA cAAAAGCACTCTATGAATCATGTGAAATAAACGAACAATGTTCCTGTGAGCATGAAACAAACTGTTACTTAGGTGGGACGAACAAAGATCTCCTTTGTTTGAACAACAAATGTGATTGCCCAGCTGACTATCATTATGATCCAGAAAGATATTCTTGTGTTCCTACTTCAAAAG GTCTAGgtgataattgtttaaataacgCGGATTGTTCTCTCATAAATACAGAGTGTATCAATGGTCAATGCAGCTGCAAACAATATTACTATAAAGTAGGAGAATATTGTTTGCCTGGAATCGGGGCGCCTTGTTCGGACAACGAATGTCGTGCAAACAATTCTATGTGTGCGACAAATAGGCATTGTATTTGCCACCCAAGACATATATTTGCTTCGATCGATCGTTGTATACCAG TGAGATCTTATGGCGAATTGTGTGAACAAGACGAACAATGCTCGTGTTTGTTCAACAAATGTCGGCTGGATGAGTCATACAAAGATATTGTTTGTTGGGACGGCAAATGTGGATGCCCAGCGGACTTTCACTATGCATTTAGAAGAACCGCTTGTGTCCACAGCGCGAAAG GTATTGGTGATCAGTGTGACAACGATGACAATTGTATGCCACTTCTTAATACAAAGTGTATTGATAATAAGTgtcaatgtataaaaaattattttccttatGGTAGTCAATGCAAACAAGGGCTCGATGCATTTTGTATCAGCAACAACGATTGTTCAGCCATAGAAAACGGTCGTTGCGTTGATCATAAGTGTCAATGCaaagaaaattatgttaaaaaatcaactgggcGCTGCGTAGCCG TTTCTTTGTTCGGCAAGCAATGTGAGTACGACATACAATGTCATGCGCACACCGAAAATGCAGTGTGTATATCAAGCGCAACAGGTGGCGCAGGCAGCAGCGAAGGAAAAATATGTCAATGCAGTGACGGACAACATCATCATGGCAGCGGTTGTCatgtaacgaaaaaattagGTGACGAATGTGACCATGTGAGTCAATGTTTCGTCACATCCCACTATGCTAGTGTTGACTGCCGTAGTCAATGCACTTGTGCTGAAGGGTTTACGCAATTAAATGAGACATATTGCG gTGGCGCTGGGAGCGTCGTTGCctcattgttattaataactttaatgtttgtattcaaatttttcatgtaa
- the LOC103572722 gene encoding prion-like-(Q/N-rich) domain-bearing protein 25 isoform X2, translating to MLTLNKWIFALIICFTIVKNSSGLSSNSSLRGHGDNCSTDSECASINGRCSDKQRCVCKPLYDFLFGKCTAVLGAHCEKPADCNIENVSCLDNKCFCPENMHLARNKTSCIKTAIALGDLCEQTGDCQKIKQSICSNSKCECVNNYFEQNKLCVKGIGADCTQDFECKVIGSECTEKKCHCLENMHLANNRSRCVRNAIAVFDYCEKNDDCKAIKHTSCLSNNCECQDPYFASNEQCVAELGTPCNKPTDCNIENVSCLGNRCSCPENMHLAVNKTSCIKNATAPLDYCEKDDDCKAINHTSCLDNKCKCKDQYFASNEQCVAKLGAPCNDPIDCNIDSVSCSEKKCSCPENMHLARNETSCIKNATALGDFCEQTGDCQKIEQSICSNSKCECVNNYFEQNKLCVKGIGADCTQDFECKVIGSECTEKKCHCLENMHLANNRSRCVRNAIAVFDYCEKNDDCKAIKHTSCLNNKCECQDPYFASNEQCVAELGTPCNKPTDCNIENVSCLGNRCSCPENMHLAVNKTSCIKNATALGDFCEKAEDCHNVMHSNCSSSECKCIKKYVEQDEQCIATIGTPCKQNEDCQLSNTVCDRNTCQCEKLFVELNNEQCLKISSYGNPCTDRKQCACENYPNCFLNKTYIDLVCSKKCECPKNYHYIPEKFSCVRTAEALNDLCDTDDNCKLLRYSICSNKKCACAENHFVQNEECVKGIGADCSHDSNCRVINSRCTTAKCRCLKNMHLALNKTSCIKNATVAFDFCEKDEDCSFIMHTSCIDYKCKCKDQYFASNDKCVAELGAPCNKPTDCNIENVSCSDKKCSCPENMHLAVNKTSCIKNAAALNDFCERNEDCNSIMHTNCEKHQCVCANNYSQKNGKCVGNLGASCSSSADCDTEKNSKCVDNKCVCIENYFLSDGRCKQGLNTHCSRDDDCSAVMNARCIKETCNCMAHNVQVSTERCMPVSFFNEECDYDVQCTELTPNAVCKSLQTADGAEGEKKKCQCSAGQHYQGNGCYAIKKLGENCDNLYECFVTSNPETVTCQGQCVCAEKYKKLNDTFCSGAESIVASILLIISMFTIKYIF from the exons ATGTTAACATTAAATAAGTGGATATttgcattaattatttgtttcacAATTGTCAAAAATTCATCCGGACTATCTAGTAATTCTTCTCTTcgtg GGCATGGAGATAATTGCAGTACAGATAGCGAATGTGCTTCAATAAACGGTCGTTGTTCAGATAAGCAAAGATGTGTTTGCAAAcctttatatgattttttatttggaaaatGCACTGCAGTTCTTGGCGCCCATTGTGAAAAACCTGCAGACTGTAACATTGAAAATGTCTCTTGCTTAGacaataaatgtttttgtCCAGAAAACATGCATTTAGCTAGAAATAAAACTTCTTGTATAAAAACTGCTATAG CTCTTGGCGATCTTTGTGAACAAACTGGAGATTGTCAGAAGATTAAACAATCAATTTGTTCTAATAGCAAGTGTGagtgtgtaaataattattttgaacagaACAAACTATGCGTTAAAGGAATAGGCGCAGATTGTACACAGGATTTCGAGTGTAAGGTAATTGGTTCAGAgtgtactgaaaaaaaatgtcactgCTTAGAAAATATGCATTTAGCTAATAATCGATCCCGTTGTGTAAGAAATGCTATTG CTGTCTTCGATTActgtgaaaaaaatgatgattgtAAAGCCATAAAGCATACAAGTTGTTTAAGTAACAATTGTGAGTGCCAAGATCCGTATTTTGCAAGTAATGAACAATGCGTTGCAGAACTTGGCACTCCTTGCAACAAACCTACGGATTGTAACATTGAAAATGTCTCTTGTTTAGGCAACAGATGTTCTTGTCCAGAAAACATGCATTTAGCTGTAAATAAAACTTCTTGTATAAAAAATGCTACAG CTCCCCTCGATTACTGTGAAAAAGATGATGATTGTAAAGCCATAAATCATACAAGTTGTTTAGATAACAAATGTAAGTGCAAGGATCAGTATTTTGCAAGTAATGAACAATGCGTTGCAAAACTTGGCGCACCCTGCAACGATCCTATAGATTGTAACATCGATAGTGTCTCttgttcagaaaaaaaatgttcttgtCCAGAAAACATGCATTTAGCTAGAAATGAAACTTCTTGTATAAAAAACGCTACAG CTCTTGGCGATTTTTGTGAACAAACTGGAGATTGTCAGAAGATTGAACAATCAATTTGTTCTAATAGCAAGTGTGAGTgtgtaaacaattattttgaacagaACAAACTATGCGTTAAAGGAATAGGCGCAGATTGTACACAGGATTTCGAGTGTAAGGTAATTGGTTCAGAgtgtactgaaaaaaaatgtcactgCTTAGAAAATATGCATTTAGCTAATAATCGATCCCGTTGTGTAAGAAATGCTATTG CTGTCTTCGATTActgtgaaaaaaatgatgattgtAAAGCCATAAAGCATACAAGttgtttaaataacaaatgtgAGTGCCAAGATCCGTATTTTGCAAGTAATGAACAATGCGTTGCAGAACTTGGCACTCCTTGCAACAAACCTACGGATTGTAACATTGAAAATGTCTCTTGTTTAGGCAACAGATGTTCTTGTCCAGAAAACATGCATTTAGCTGTAAATAAAACTTCTTGTATAAAAAATGCTACAG ctCTTGGTGATTTTTGTGAGAAAGCTGAAGATTGTCATAATGTTATGCACTCAAATTGTTCTAGTAGTGAATGCAAGTGTATAAAGAAATATGTGGAACAAGACGAACAATGTATTGCAACGATCGGAACTCCGTGTAAACAAAATGAAGATTGTCAACTTTCTAATACTGTATGTGACAGAAACACTTGTCAGTGTGAAAAGCTATTCGTTGAATTGAACAATGAACAATGCCTGAAGA tttccaGTTATGGAAATCCTTGTACCGACCGAAAACAATGTGCCTGTGAAAATTACCCCAATTGTTTCCTGAACAAGACTTATATCGATCTtgtttgttcaaaaaaatgcGAATGTCCAAAAAATTACCACTATATTCCAGAAAAATTCTCTTGCGTTCGTACTGCAgaag CTTTGAATGACTTGTGTGATACTGATGACAACTGTAAATTACTAAGATATTCAATTTGCTCtaataaaaaatgcgcatGCGCGGAAAATCATTTTGTGCAAAACGAAGAATGCGTCAAAGGAATTGGCGCCGATTGTTCACATGACAGCAACTGTCGAGTGATTAATTCTCGTTGTACCACCGCCAAATGCCGTTGCTTGAAAAACATGCATTTAGCTCTAAATAAAACCTCTTGTATAAAAAACGCTACAG TTGCCTTTGATTTCTGTGAAAAAGATGAAGATTGTAGTTTCATAATGCATACAAGTTGTATAGATTATAAATGTAAGTGCAAGGATCAGTATTTTGCAAGCAATGACAAATGCGTTGCAGAACTTGGCGCCCCCTGCAACAAACCTACAGATTGTAACATTGAAAATGTCTCTTGTTCAGACAAAAAATGTTCTTGTCCAGAAAACATGCATTTAGCTGTAAATAAAACTTCTTGTATAAAAAACGCTGCAG CTCTTAACGATTTCTGTGAAAGAAATGAAGACTGTAATTCCATAATGCATACAAATTGTGAAAAACATCAATGCGTATGcgcaaataattattctcagAAAAATGGAAAATGCGTTGGAAACCTCGGCGCTTCTTGCAGCAGTTCTGCAGATTGtgatacagaaaaaaattcaaagtgtgttgataataaatgtgTATGCAtcgaaaattactttttatctgATGGTCGATGCAAACAAGGTTTAAACACACATTGTTCACGTGACGATGATTGTTCGGCGGTAATGAATGCACGTTGTATTAAGGAAACTTGTAATTGTATGGCTCATAACGTTCAAGTATCAACTGAACGCTGCATGCCAG TTTCTTTTTTCAACGAAGAATGTGACTACGACGTGCAATGTACTGAGCTCACACCAAATGCAGTTTGTAAATCATTACAAACAGCAGATGGCGCTGAgggcgagaaaaaaaagtgtcaATGCAGCGCCGGTCAACACTATCAAGGCAATGGCTGctatgcaattaaaaaattaggcgaaaattgtgataatttatatgaatgttTCGTCACATCCAACCCTGAGACGGTTACATGTCAAGGTCAATGCGTTTGTGctgaaaaatataagaaactAAATGATACTTTCTGCA GTGGCGCTGAAAGTATTGTcgcttcaattttattaataatttcaatgtttactataaaatatattttttaa
- the LOC103572722 gene encoding zonadhesin isoform X1, whose protein sequence is MLTLNKWIFALIICFTIVKNSSGLSSNSSLRGHGDNCSTDSECASINGRCSDKQRCVCKPLYDFLFGKCTAVLGAHCEKPADCNIENVSCLDNKCFCPENMHLARNKTSCIKTAIALGDLCEQTGDCQKIKQSICSNSKCECVNNYFEQNKLCVKGIGADCTQDFECKVIGSECTEKKCHCLENMHLANNRSRCVRNAIAVFDYCEKNDDCKAIKHTSCLSNNCECQDPYFASNEQCVAELGTPCNKPTDCNIENVSCLGNRCSCPENMHLAVNKTSCIKNATAPLDYCEKDDDCKAINHTSCLDNKCKCKDQYFASNEQCVAKLGAPCNDPIDCNIDSVSCSEKKCSCPENMHLARNETSCIKNATALGDLCEQTGDCQKIKQSICSNSKCECVNNYFEQNKLCVKGIGADCTQDFECKVIGSECTEKKCHCLENMHLANNRSRCVRNAIALGDFCEQTGDCQKIEQSICSNSKCECVNNYFEQNKLCVKGIGADCTQDFECKVIGSECTEKKCHCLENMHLANNRSRCVRNAIAVFDYCEKNDDCKAIKHTSCLNNKCECQDPYFASNEQCVAELGTPCNKPTDCNIENVSCLGNRCSCPENMHLAVNKTSCIKNATALGDFCEKAEDCHNVMHSNCSSSECKCIKKYVEQDEQCIATIGTPCKQNEDCQLSNTVCDRNTCQCEKLFVELNNEQCLKISSYGNPCTDRKQCACENYPNCFLNKTYIDLVCSKKCECPKNYHYIPEKFSCVRTAEALNDLCDTDDNCKLLRYSICSNKKCACAENHFVQNEECVKGIGADCSHDSNCRVINSRCTTAKCRCLKNMHLALNKTSCIKNATVAFDFCEKDEDCSFIMHTSCIDYKCKCKDQYFASNDKCVAELGAPCNKPTDCNIENVSCSDKKCSCPENMHLAVNKTSCIKNAAALNDFCERNEDCNSIMHTNCEKHQCVCANNYSQKNGKCVGNLGASCSSSADCDTEKNSKCVDNKCVCIENYFLSDGRCKQGLNTHCSRDDDCSAVMNARCIKETCNCMAHNVQVSTERCMPVSFFNEECDYDVQCTELTPNAVCKSLQTADGAEGEKKKCQCSAGQHYQGNGCYAIKKLGENCDNLYECFVTSNPETVTCQGQCVCAEKYKKLNDTFCSGAESIVASILLIISMFTIKYIF, encoded by the exons ATGTTAACATTAAATAAGTGGATATttgcattaattatttgtttcacAATTGTCAAAAATTCATCCGGACTATCTAGTAATTCTTCTCTTcgtg GGCATGGAGATAATTGCAGTACAGATAGCGAATGTGCTTCAATAAACGGTCGTTGTTCAGATAAGCAAAGATGTGTTTGCAAAcctttatatgattttttatttggaaaatGCACTGCAGTTCTTGGCGCCCATTGTGAAAAACCTGCAGACTGTAACATTGAAAATGTCTCTTGCTTAGacaataaatgtttttgtCCAGAAAACATGCATTTAGCTAGAAATAAAACTTCTTGTATAAAAACTGCTATAG CTCTTGGCGATCTTTGTGAACAAACTGGAGATTGTCAGAAGATTAAACAATCAATTTGTTCTAATAGCAAGTGTGagtgtgtaaataattattttgaacagaACAAACTATGCGTTAAAGGAATAGGCGCAGATTGTACACAGGATTTCGAGTGTAAGGTAATTGGTTCAGAgtgtactgaaaaaaaatgtcactgCTTAGAAAATATGCATTTAGCTAATAATCGATCCCGTTGTGTAAGAAATGCTATTG CTGTCTTCGATTActgtgaaaaaaatgatgattgtAAAGCCATAAAGCATACAAGTTGTTTAAGTAACAATTGTGAGTGCCAAGATCCGTATTTTGCAAGTAATGAACAATGCGTTGCAGAACTTGGCACTCCTTGCAACAAACCTACGGATTGTAACATTGAAAATGTCTCTTGTTTAGGCAACAGATGTTCTTGTCCAGAAAACATGCATTTAGCTGTAAATAAAACTTCTTGTATAAAAAATGCTACAG CTCCCCTCGATTACTGTGAAAAAGATGATGATTGTAAAGCCATAAATCATACAAGTTGTTTAGATAACAAATGTAAGTGCAAGGATCAGTATTTTGCAAGTAATGAACAATGCGTTGCAAAACTTGGCGCACCCTGCAACGATCCTATAGATTGTAACATCGATAGTGTCTCttgttcagaaaaaaaatgttcttgtCCAGAAAACATGCATTTAGCTAGAAATGAAACTTCTTGTATAAAAAACGCTACAG CTCTTGGCGATCTTTGTGAACAAACTGGAGATTGTCAGAAGATTAAACAATCAATTTGTTCTAATAGCAAGTGTGagtgtgtaaataattattttgaacagaACAAACTATGCGTTAAAGGAATAGGCGCAGATTGTACACAGGATTTCGAGTGTAAGGTAATTGGTTCAGAgtgtactgaaaaaaaatgtcactgCTTAGAAAATATGCATCTAGCTAATAATCGATCCCGTTGTGTAAGAAATGCTATTG CTCTTGGCGATTTTTGTGAACAAACTGGAGATTGTCAGAAGATTGAACAATCAATTTGTTCTAATAGCAAGTGTGAGTgtgtaaacaattattttgaacagaACAAACTATGCGTTAAAGGAATAGGCGCAGATTGTACACAGGATTTCGAGTGTAAGGTAATTGGTTCAGAgtgtactgaaaaaaaatgtcactgCTTAGAAAATATGCATTTAGCTAATAATCGATCCCGTTGTGTAAGAAATGCTATTG CTGTCTTCGATTActgtgaaaaaaatgatgattgtAAAGCCATAAAGCATACAAGttgtttaaataacaaatgtgAGTGCCAAGATCCGTATTTTGCAAGTAATGAACAATGCGTTGCAGAACTTGGCACTCCTTGCAACAAACCTACGGATTGTAACATTGAAAATGTCTCTTGTTTAGGCAACAGATGTTCTTGTCCAGAAAACATGCATTTAGCTGTAAATAAAACTTCTTGTATAAAAAATGCTACAG ctCTTGGTGATTTTTGTGAGAAAGCTGAAGATTGTCATAATGTTATGCACTCAAATTGTTCTAGTAGTGAATGCAAGTGTATAAAGAAATATGTGGAACAAGACGAACAATGTATTGCAACGATCGGAACTCCGTGTAAACAAAATGAAGATTGTCAACTTTCTAATACTGTATGTGACAGAAACACTTGTCAGTGTGAAAAGCTATTCGTTGAATTGAACAATGAACAATGCCTGAAGA tttccaGTTATGGAAATCCTTGTACCGACCGAAAACAATGTGCCTGTGAAAATTACCCCAATTGTTTCCTGAACAAGACTTATATCGATCTtgtttgttcaaaaaaatgcGAATGTCCAAAAAATTACCACTATATTCCAGAAAAATTCTCTTGCGTTCGTACTGCAgaag CTTTGAATGACTTGTGTGATACTGATGACAACTGTAAATTACTAAGATATTCAATTTGCTCtaataaaaaatgcgcatGCGCGGAAAATCATTTTGTGCAAAACGAAGAATGCGTCAAAGGAATTGGCGCCGATTGTTCACATGACAGCAACTGTCGAGTGATTAATTCTCGTTGTACCACCGCCAAATGCCGTTGCTTGAAAAACATGCATTTAGCTCTAAATAAAACCTCTTGTATAAAAAACGCTACAG TTGCCTTTGATTTCTGTGAAAAAGATGAAGATTGTAGTTTCATAATGCATACAAGTTGTATAGATTATAAATGTAAGTGCAAGGATCAGTATTTTGCAAGCAATGACAAATGCGTTGCAGAACTTGGCGCCCCCTGCAACAAACCTACAGATTGTAACATTGAAAATGTCTCTTGTTCAGACAAAAAATGTTCTTGTCCAGAAAACATGCATTTAGCTGTAAATAAAACTTCTTGTATAAAAAACGCTGCAG CTCTTAACGATTTCTGTGAAAGAAATGAAGACTGTAATTCCATAATGCATACAAATTGTGAAAAACATCAATGCGTATGcgcaaataattattctcagAAAAATGGAAAATGCGTTGGAAACCTCGGCGCTTCTTGCAGCAGTTCTGCAGATTGtgatacagaaaaaaattcaaagtgtgttgataataaatgtgTATGCAtcgaaaattactttttatctgATGGTCGATGCAAACAAGGTTTAAACACACATTGTTCACGTGACGATGATTGTTCGGCGGTAATGAATGCACGTTGTATTAAGGAAACTTGTAATTGTATGGCTCATAACGTTCAAGTATCAACTGAACGCTGCATGCCAG TTTCTTTTTTCAACGAAGAATGTGACTACGACGTGCAATGTACTGAGCTCACACCAAATGCAGTTTGTAAATCATTACAAACAGCAGATGGCGCTGAgggcgagaaaaaaaagtgtcaATGCAGCGCCGGTCAACACTATCAAGGCAATGGCTGctatgcaattaaaaaattaggcgaaaattgtgataatttatatgaatgttTCGTCACATCCAACCCTGAGACGGTTACATGTCAAGGTCAATGCGTTTGTGctgaaaaatataagaaactAAATGATACTTTCTGCA GTGGCGCTGAAAGTATTGTcgcttcaattttattaataatttcaatgtttactataaaatatattttttaa